The Kribbella sp. NBC_00662 nucleotide sequence GTACGCCGTACCGGATGCTGGTGCAGCGGCTGGCCCGGATGCCGCGGCACCCGAGTGATCTGCCGGAGGCGTTCCCGGATCCGCCGCCGGCCGGTCCGCATGCCGTCCAGGTACTGCGGACCTACGCACCCAAGCACCCCCGCTTCCCGTTCGCACCACACGGCGAGCGCAGCATCGCACGCGCGTATCTGAAGGCGTTCGGCCGCGCAGAGCGGCTCATCTACGTCGAGGACCAGTACCTCTGGTCGGACGCCGTCACCGAGGGCCTGCATGCGGCCCTGGAACGGTCGCCGGATCTGCACATCATCGCCGTCGTACCGCGGTACCCGGACCAGGACGGCCGGGTCAGCGGACCGCCCTCGCGGCACGCCCAACTGGAGGCACTCCGCCGACTGGACTCCGACCGGGTCGCCGTCTACGACCTGGAGAACGAGAACGGCGTACCGATCTATGTCCACGCGAAGGTCTGCATCGTCGACGACGCCTGGATGACCTGCGGCTCCGACAACTTCAACCGCCGCTCCTGGACCAACGACAGCGAACTCACGTGCGCGATCGACTCGCCCGAACTCGCCCGCTCGCTACGTCATGAACTCTGGTCCGAGCACCTGTGCACCCCGTCCCCCGACCTGGACCCCCACACCGGCTTCACCCAGTGGAAGTCCATCGCCGCCGACCTCGACAAGTGGTACACCGACAACCGGCAAGGCCCGCGCCCTCAGGGCCGCATCCGCCCTCATCGCCCGCAGCCGTTGACCCGCACCCAGTCGCTCTGGGCGCCCTGGTTGGCCCATCACCTCTACGACCCCGACGCCCGCCCTCGGGCCGCACGCCGCCGTAACACCTTCTAGCTGCCTGTGAGGTGTGACACGAGGCGTCACAGTCTCGGGTGCGGCGGGGTCGTATGTATGAGGAGGGCCGAATCATGCATGGTCCCTGGAGCAATCTCCGAGCGAGAGTATTCCCCGATCACTGGTCGCTGCTGTTCGGCCAGATCGCCTTCTACAGCTTCGTTGTGGTCACACTCAGCGGCCTCGTGCTGATGGTGCCGTACGAGCCGTCGGTCGAACACGTTGTGTACGACGGCCCGTACGCACCGCTGCACGGCGTACAGATGTCGCAGGCGCTGGACTCGACGATGAAGATCAGCTTCGAGATGCGCGGTGGCCTGCTCATCCGTCAGATGCACCACTGGGGCGCGCTGATCATGGTGGCGGCGATCCTGCTGCACCTGTTGCGGCTGTTCTTCACCGCCGGGTTCCGCCGGCCGCGGCGGCTGAACTGGCTGGTCGTCTTCGGGCTGCTGATCATCACGCTGGGCGCCTGCCTCACCGGTACGTCGCTCCCGGACGACATGGCGTCGGGCACGAGCCTCGCCGTACTGGACGGCGTGCTGCAGGCGACGCCGTTCGTCGGTACCCAACTGTCGGCGCTCCTGTTCGGAGGCGACTTCCCGGGCG carries:
- a CDS encoding phosphatidylserine/phosphatidylglycerophosphate/cardiolipin synthase family protein yields the protein MTHEWFLTPAERGNPATDIDADGAWTEGNLVRPLVHGATYFQHLYDELCALRPGDRVYFTDWRGDPDEVLYDGGPTIGRVLCDLARSGVEVRALLWRSHSDHLSFNAQENQHLGTELNEAGGEVLLDQRVRRMASHHQKLFVIRHRDDPTRDVAFVGGIDLCHGRRDDARHQGDPQTAPMDPRYGDRAPWHDLTLEIRGPVVGDLLRCFVERWDDPHPLDRRTPYRMLVQRLARMPRHPSDLPEAFPDPPPAGPHAVQVLRTYAPKHPRFPFAPHGERSIARAYLKAFGRAERLIYVEDQYLWSDAVTEGLHAALERSPDLHIIAVVPRYPDQDGRVSGPPSRHAQLEALRRLDSDRVAVYDLENENGVPIYVHAKVCIVDDAWMTCGSDNFNRRSWTNDSELTCAIDSPELARSLRHELWSEHLCTPSPDLDPHTGFTQWKSIAADLDKWYTDNRQGPRPQGRIRPHRPQPLTRTQSLWAPWLAHHLYDPDARPRAARRRNTF